In Methanosarcina siciliae T4/M, one genomic interval encodes:
- a CDS encoding UbiA family prenyltransferase — protein MSLTARIGGLSPYLRLLRPELYYMDLTLPAASAILASYLATGGLPLLVPFLIAVIGGFAAITSSYVFNDCCDVDIDTINIPDRPLPSSRVSKNSAMMYAFLLLLIAGAAAMYLNPESLVVLFIAAATITIYSIFAKRSTFLSFLPVGISYGLVPIGIWLAFDPAGILKGSDGVILPLPAICFGLMMCVTDWAFTLGGVARDVEGDRLKGAPTMPVTYGIPFTAKFVTFWWIVGVIASVIIGWSARLGPVFFAGALASGLWMLAQCFDFIKHPTPERGGALFLNGSNYRAIMFGSMILDVVLCIYLGSYTSIIW, from the coding sequence TTGTCCCTTACAGCAAGAATCGGGGGACTCAGCCCCTACCTCCGGTTGCTGAGACCCGAACTCTACTACATGGACCTGACCCTCCCCGCTGCAAGTGCAATCCTTGCTTCCTACCTGGCAACCGGAGGGCTGCCCTTACTTGTACCCTTCCTGATTGCCGTAATAGGAGGCTTTGCGGCCATAACCAGTTCATATGTTTTCAATGACTGCTGCGATGTCGATATAGACACCATCAATATCCCTGACCGTCCATTGCCCTCTTCGAGAGTCTCGAAAAATTCGGCGATGATGTACGCTTTTTTGCTTTTGCTTATCGCAGGTGCCGCAGCCATGTACCTTAACCCGGAATCTCTTGTAGTCCTCTTTATCGCAGCTGCGACTATCACCATTTACTCAATCTTTGCAAAGCGCAGCACCTTCCTGAGCTTTCTTCCAGTGGGGATCTCCTACGGGCTTGTCCCTATAGGAATCTGGCTTGCGTTTGACCCCGCAGGGATTTTGAAGGGCAGCGACGGAGTAATCCTTCCCCTTCCTGCAATCTGTTTCGGGCTTATGATGTGCGTTACGGACTGGGCTTTTACTCTGGGAGGCGTTGCCAGAGATGTTGAAGGAGACCGGCTGAAAGGGGCTCCAACAATGCCCGTAACTTATGGAATCCCCTTTACCGCAAAGTTTGTGACCTTCTGGTGGATTGTTGGAGTTATTGCTTCCGTCATAATAGGCTGGTCAGCCAGGCTTGGACCTGTCTTTTTTGCAGGGGCTCTTGCCTCAGGGCTCTGGATGCTCGCCCAGTGCTTTGACTTCATCAAACACCCGACGCCTGAGAGGGGAGGTGCGCTTTTCCTTAACGGCTCAAACTACAGGGCAATAATGTTCGGGTCAATGATCCTGGACGTGGTGCTCTGCATATATCTTGGATCTTATACCTCTATTATCTGGTAA
- a CDS encoding NAD(P)/FAD-dependent oxidoreductase, with the protein MDADIIVIGASPAGLMAARNACEKGADVLLLERKKEIGNPPHPANSFFKGMLDRCGEKADPSYVVHYLKGMKIISPGGCEVIVETPGYSIDKTKFDRFYAEKVMKTGVDIRKGIEAKDIWREGEEFAVSTSAGRFRSKLVIISDGINSKMASLLGLKTMKHPEDIAWGTELDIRAPGLGKPEFFEYYVGNHAPGWKTTYAPRGGDNAAIGAYVRRCGKDATPYLNAWVERFKKIKGLEEIEVVRKLSGGDPIVTIPGEYITDGIMVVGGAAGQSGIGYAMRAGQICGDVAADAVKKGDVSSSALSEYRKIWEGEFKVEHYIGRMGLETLRKMTDREIDEMTKVFEKEDLSFIHGSAFEQALQVFTFMLKKKPSAMLKYRAFLRNK; encoded by the coding sequence ATGGATGCGGACATTATTGTAATAGGGGCGTCCCCTGCAGGGCTCATGGCTGCCAGAAACGCCTGTGAAAAGGGCGCGGATGTCCTTTTGCTGGAAAGAAAGAAAGAGATAGGAAATCCACCCCACCCTGCAAACTCTTTTTTTAAAGGGATGCTTGACAGGTGCGGAGAAAAGGCAGACCCTTCTTATGTTGTACACTACCTCAAAGGAATGAAGATCATCTCTCCGGGAGGATGCGAGGTAATAGTAGAGACTCCAGGCTATTCTATTGACAAAACAAAGTTTGACCGGTTTTATGCTGAAAAAGTAATGAAAACCGGAGTTGATATCAGGAAAGGAATAGAAGCAAAGGATATCTGGAGAGAAGGAGAGGAATTTGCTGTCAGCACTTCGGCGGGGAGATTCAGATCGAAACTTGTAATCATATCCGACGGCATAAATTCGAAAATGGCTTCTCTTCTGGGTCTGAAGACGATGAAGCACCCTGAGGATATCGCCTGGGGAACCGAACTGGATATCAGGGCACCCGGCCTGGGCAAGCCTGAGTTTTTTGAGTATTATGTGGGGAACCATGCCCCCGGCTGGAAGACCACGTATGCGCCCAGAGGAGGAGATAACGCCGCGATTGGAGCATATGTTCGCAGGTGCGGAAAAGATGCAACTCCTTACCTTAATGCGTGGGTAGAGCGTTTCAAAAAGATAAAGGGGCTCGAAGAAATAGAGGTTGTAAGAAAACTTTCCGGCGGAGACCCTATTGTCACCATTCCGGGCGAATACATAACTGACGGGATAATGGTAGTAGGAGGAGCGGCAGGGCAGTCCGGGATAGGGTATGCGATGAGGGCAGGCCAGATATGTGGAGATGTGGCAGCAGATGCTGTTAAAAAAGGGGACGTCTCAAGCAGTGCCCTTTCGGAATACAGAAAAATCTGGGAGGGTGAATTTAAGGTCGAGCACTACATTGGCCGCATGGGGCTTGAGACCCTGAGGAAGATGACGGACAGGGAAATCGATGAGATGACAAAGGTATTTGAAAAAGAAGACCTCTCCTTCATCCACGGCAGCGCATTTGAACAAGCTCTGCAGGTTTTTACATTCATGCTAAAAAAGAAGCCTTCAGCCATGCTGAAATACAGAGCATTCCTGAGGAATAAGTAA
- a CDS encoding radical SAM protein: protein MQYEFYKNPLFRVYAEVEDGCLKMKTGGVASPLMKKVLTANISIFDGEKPANVEADRLIYSTWMPPIPSPGFDRLVRSQMSSMFGKNKPDQVTISITEDCPNNCIHCALPDTKNRAKLVPETVKDVIDQVLEMGTTFVIFDGGEPLTYPGLEALISYVDPDKAITGMFTSGVGLTEERARSLKAAGLYSLTVSFDSAYEEKHDYVRGRKGVFKSAVGAVKNGLAAGILVNIYVVLSRDNVSELDELYALSTELGVHELSFYEIVPTGRWMDHASEIMTPKDLRKFDNFVSRAREKEGPRVFPIPQIMKTTGCMAGRKWLHITPEGNILPCACIPIPYGNVHRDRIKDVWKKIREDPAYNAKCCLMRNPEFREKYLKLRE from the coding sequence ATGCAGTACGAGTTTTATAAAAATCCTCTTTTCAGGGTTTATGCCGAAGTAGAAGATGGATGCCTGAAGATGAAAACCGGGGGAGTAGCCTCTCCCCTCATGAAAAAGGTCCTTACGGCAAACATTTCGATCTTTGACGGCGAAAAGCCTGCAAATGTAGAAGCTGACCGCCTGATCTATTCTACCTGGATGCCTCCGATTCCGAGTCCGGGCTTTGACCGGCTTGTAAGGAGCCAGATGTCATCAATGTTCGGGAAAAATAAGCCTGACCAGGTAACGATCTCGATTACCGAGGACTGCCCCAACAACTGCATCCACTGCGCCCTTCCTGACACAAAGAACAGGGCAAAACTTGTGCCCGAAACTGTTAAAGATGTAATCGACCAGGTGCTCGAGATGGGCACAACCTTTGTGATCTTCGATGGAGGAGAACCCCTGACCTATCCGGGCCTGGAAGCCCTGATCAGCTATGTTGACCCTGATAAAGCCATTACCGGCATGTTCACCTCAGGGGTCGGGCTGACAGAAGAACGCGCAAGGAGCCTGAAAGCTGCCGGGCTGTATTCCCTTACGGTCAGTTTTGACAGCGCGTATGAGGAAAAGCACGATTATGTAAGGGGCAGGAAAGGAGTTTTCAAAAGCGCGGTTGGAGCGGTCAAAAACGGACTTGCAGCAGGGATACTTGTAAACATATATGTGGTGCTTTCGAGGGATAATGTCAGCGAGCTTGATGAACTCTACGCCCTTTCAACGGAGCTTGGAGTCCATGAACTCTCTTTCTATGAGATAGTCCCGACAGGTAGATGGATGGACCATGCTTCTGAGATCATGACCCCGAAAGACCTGAGAAAATTTGACAATTTTGTATCCAGGGCAAGGGAAAAAGAAGGGCCCAGAGTTTTTCCAATTCCGCAGATTATGAAGACCACAGGCTGTATGGCAGGAAGAAAGTGGCTGCACATCACGCCCGAAGGAAATATTCTTCCCTGCGCCTGCATCCCTATTCCCTATGGGAACGTCCACAGGGACAGGATAAAAGATGTCTGGAAAAAGATCAGAGAAGACCCCGCATATAACGCAAAGTGCTGCCTTATGAGAAATCCCGAGTTCAGAGAAAAATACCTGAAGCTTCGGGAATGA
- a CDS encoding coiled-coil protein — protein sequence MLKELQKKRSDLKDISEEAKEKRNTLNAEASALAAKRNDLNKKTKDLINEAQELKVLRDEINEKVSEYKNKRDETNAKANELFAKADSIRKQNNLGGPSIKSLRKDIDRLEFTQQTEVLSTSKERELVGKITQLQKQYHVKKVQLESNLELKNILDEAQQIRDEASEFHNELAEYARQAQEYHEKMITAFKEADKTRAESDIAHREFVKAQEAADEQHKLFINAQKEIRDLDKEIFKLRKKDKDGRSRVVKSELQKDAKSIFEKFKGGAKLTTEDLMTLQRSGLV from the coding sequence ATGCTAAAGGAATTGCAGAAAAAAAGATCAGATCTGAAAGACATTTCTGAAGAAGCAAAGGAAAAAAGGAATACTTTGAACGCTGAGGCCAGCGCTCTTGCAGCTAAGCGCAACGACCTTAACAAGAAGACAAAAGACCTTATCAACGAAGCCCAGGAGCTGAAAGTTCTCAGGGACGAGATCAACGAGAAGGTCAGTGAATACAAGAACAAGCGTGATGAAACCAACGCAAAAGCAAATGAACTCTTTGCGAAGGCAGATTCCATCAGGAAGCAGAACAACCTCGGTGGGCCCTCAATCAAATCCCTGAGGAAAGACATCGACCGCCTTGAATTCACCCAGCAGACCGAAGTCCTGAGCACAAGTAAGGAAAGAGAGCTCGTTGGTAAGATCACCCAGCTTCAGAAGCAGTACCATGTTAAAAAAGTCCAGCTCGAGAGCAACCTCGAACTGAAAAACATTCTGGACGAAGCCCAGCAGATCAGAGATGAAGCTTCGGAGTTCCACAACGAACTTGCCGAGTATGCCAGGCAGGCCCAGGAATACCACGAGAAAATGATTACCGCCTTCAAGGAAGCTGACAAAACCAGGGCCGAGTCGGATATTGCACACCGTGAATTCGTAAAAGCCCAGGAAGCAGCTGACGAACAGCACAAGCTTTTCATCAACGCCCAGAAGGAAATCAGGGATCTCGACAAAGAAATCTTCAAGCTTAGGAAAAAAGACAAGGACGGAAGGTCCCGTGTCGTCAAGTCCGAACTTCAGAAGGATGCCAAGTCCATTTTCGAGAAGTTCAAGGGCGGAGCAAAGCTCACTACCGAAGACCTTATGACTCTTCAGCGTTCCGGTTTAGTCTAA
- the serB gene encoding phosphoserine phosphatase SerB yields MHNSTENKLIVFDMDSTLIDAETIDELARAAGVVSKVEEITKRAMYGDLDFEQALAERVRLLKGLPLETALDAVDQINLVPGAAELVLYVKQRGYKTAMISGGFTIAAEKIGETLGIDFVVSNELLVEEGCLTGEVVGPVTQSDSKAKVFEELVRLYNVRPEQCVVVGDGANDACIFEIAGFAIAFNPKPILREYADVVITIKDLRAVIPVLESLSYQCCNQAQHVDIEHY; encoded by the coding sequence ATGCATAATTCTACTGAAAACAAACTTATTGTTTTTGATATGGATAGCACCCTCATAGACGCTGAGACCATCGATGAGCTCGCCAGGGCTGCAGGTGTTGTAAGCAAAGTAGAGGAGATTACGAAGAGAGCGATGTATGGAGACCTCGATTTCGAGCAAGCGCTTGCAGAAAGGGTCCGACTTCTCAAGGGACTTCCCCTTGAAACCGCCTTGGATGCTGTAGATCAGATCAATCTTGTGCCGGGAGCAGCTGAACTTGTTCTATACGTTAAACAGCGGGGGTATAAGACTGCGATGATCTCCGGTGGATTTACCATTGCTGCCGAGAAGATAGGTGAAACGCTTGGTATTGATTTTGTCGTTTCTAACGAACTGCTTGTGGAAGAAGGCTGCCTCACGGGCGAAGTTGTCGGTCCTGTCACACAGAGCGACTCCAAAGCAAAGGTGTTTGAGGAACTGGTCCGGCTCTATAATGTCAGGCCCGAACAGTGTGTGGTTGTCGGGGACGGCGCAAATGATGCCTGTATCTTTGAGATCGCAGGGTTTGCCATAGCTTTCAATCCAAAGCCTATCCTTAGGGAATATGCGGACGTGGTCATAACAATAAAAGACCTGAGAGCCGTGATCCCTGTTCTTGAATCTCTTTCTTATCAATGTTGTAATCAGGCACAGCATGTCGACATCGAACACTACTAA
- a CDS encoding F420-dependent methylenetetrahydromethanopterin dehydrogenase, protein MVNIGFIKMGNLGMSQVINLIQDEIAAREGITVRVCGTGAKMGPADAADTESFKQWNADFVVMISPNAAAPGPTAAREIWKDVPCIVVSDGPTKKEAREALEQEGFGYIILPVDPLIGAKREFLDPVEMASFNSDAMKVLSNCGVVRLIQEELDKVTEQVASGKSGKDLELPHIFAKPEKCVESAGFANPYAKAKALAALHMAEKVAQVNFPACFMLKEVEQVCLTAAAGHEIMGAAAILATQAREIEKSNDTVLRQPHAKNGTLLKKVKLYEKPE, encoded by the coding sequence ATGGTCAACATAGGTTTTATAAAAATGGGCAACCTGGGAATGAGCCAGGTTATCAATCTGATCCAGGATGAAATTGCAGCGCGCGAGGGAATAACCGTAAGAGTATGCGGCACAGGAGCCAAAATGGGACCCGCCGATGCAGCGGACACTGAAAGCTTCAAGCAGTGGAATGCTGATTTCGTGGTAATGATTAGTCCGAACGCAGCAGCCCCAGGTCCTACCGCAGCCCGTGAAATCTGGAAGGACGTACCCTGCATCGTAGTCTCAGACGGTCCTACAAAAAAGGAAGCTCGTGAGGCTTTAGAGCAGGAAGGTTTCGGATACATCATCCTTCCGGTGGATCCCCTCATCGGAGCAAAGAGGGAATTCCTCGATCCCGTAGAGATGGCGTCTTTTAACTCCGATGCTATGAAAGTACTCTCCAACTGCGGTGTTGTAAGACTTATCCAGGAAGAGCTTGACAAAGTAACAGAACAGGTAGCATCCGGGAAGTCAGGAAAAGACCTTGAACTTCCGCATATCTTCGCAAAACCAGAAAAATGCGTAGAAAGTGCAGGCTTTGCAAACCCTTATGCGAAGGCAAAAGCTCTTGCTGCCCTTCACATGGCTGAGAAAGTCGCACAGGTTAACTTCCCTGCCTGCTTCATGTTAAAGGAAGTCGAACAGGTCTGTCTCACAGCCGCAGCCGGGCATGAGATAATGGGAGCTGCAGCAATACTTGCAACCCAAGCAAGGGAGATCGAAAAATCCAACGACACAGTCCTCAGACAACCCCACGCAAAGAACGGAACCCTGCTGAAAAAGGTCAAATTATACGAAAAGCCAGAGTAA
- a CDS encoding DUF2111 domain-containing protein, with translation MPVPVSKYRFGGENIISLSISENSGPEDLEPIAVAVHSLTGLPTTIRSLKRRGLRLEKGKVLDRDYTGPVLEDVLKTNKVAHEVPTEGMYRGKHVVVAPIRSKDGKVIAAMGIVDLLATIDLPSVFQEYTSVLEEVEDAKK, from the coding sequence TTGCCTGTACCGGTTTCCAAGTATCGTTTTGGGGGTGAAAACATTATTTCCCTATCTATATCCGAAAATTCGGGGCCTGAAGACCTTGAGCCAATAGCAGTTGCGGTCCATTCGCTGACGGGACTCCCTACCACTATCAGAAGCCTCAAACGAAGGGGGCTTCGCCTGGAAAAGGGAAAAGTCCTTGACAGGGATTATACAGGCCCTGTACTTGAAGATGTGTTAAAGACAAACAAAGTTGCCCATGAAGTTCCTACAGAAGGCATGTACCGTGGAAAACATGTGGTAGTTGCTCCCATCCGCTCAAAGGATGGGAAAGTTATTGCAGCTATGGGGATTGTGGATCTTCTGGCTACAATTGATCTTCCTTCCGTCTTTCAGGAATATACCTCTGTGCTGGAAGAAGTAGAAGATGCAAAAAAATGA
- a CDS encoding DUF166 domain-containing protein yields the protein MTVIGVITRGKYGHRLIDTIKEHSDFSVVTADLPEFVPVFIEEPDEFLDSLNFDRGVFSAEIVVTYSLHPDLTSAIAKLAAEAGVRSLIIPGGPSRASVTELNRISEASGMDIEVDEICCTLEPNSANSPFAEIFGSPVLKVKTENGKIAKVDVIKGAPCGSTWYMAKEIVGVPVKDAPPKAGLLIQQYPCRASRGEMGGIHESGELHKQAFIKALENEE from the coding sequence ATGACCGTAATAGGAGTTATAACACGGGGCAAGTACGGGCACCGCCTTATTGATACTATAAAGGAACACAGTGATTTTTCAGTTGTAACTGCCGACCTACCCGAGTTCGTGCCCGTCTTCATTGAGGAACCTGATGAGTTTCTGGATAGTCTGAATTTCGACCGGGGTGTCTTTTCAGCCGAAATTGTAGTTACCTATTCCCTGCACCCTGATCTGACTTCTGCAATTGCAAAGCTTGCCGCTGAAGCCGGGGTGCGTTCATTGATCATACCCGGAGGGCCTTCCAGGGCTTCGGTTACCGAGCTAAATAGGATTTCCGAAGCTTCGGGGATGGACATAGAGGTGGATGAAATTTGCTGCACTCTCGAACCTAACTCTGCCAACAGCCCTTTTGCTGAGATTTTCGGGTCACCGGTTCTGAAAGTTAAGACCGAGAACGGGAAAATAGCTAAAGTTGATGTCATAAAAGGTGCCCCCTGTGGAAGTACGTGGTATATGGCAAAGGAGATTGTTGGAGTGCCGGTTAAAGATGCCCCTCCGAAAGCCGGATTGTTGATCCAGCAATATCCCTGTCGGGCTTCCAGGGGTGAGATGGGAGGGATTCACGAGTCAGGAGAACTGCATAAGCAGGCGTTCATAAAAGCGCTTGAGAATGAGGAGTGA
- the tmk gene encoding dTMP kinase: MQGKLITLEGIDGSGKSTVVKKLQENSELRVFEPVFTREPTRGTLTGNAVENAIQSNTDQLAELFLFTADHAEHLAKLVKPALEKGKTVISDRYSDSRYAYQGITLKNRLENPLEWVKYLHRGWTVVPDLTFLFDIEPEIAVKRCGKRGEQTKFEKIEFLRGVRELFLGLAAEEPERFVIVDASGSPEDVEKKVVQKILDFVQRD, encoded by the coding sequence ATGCAAGGCAAACTGATCACACTTGAGGGAATTGACGGTTCAGGCAAAAGTACGGTTGTAAAAAAACTTCAAGAAAACTCTGAACTTCGGGTTTTTGAGCCGGTCTTTACCAGGGAGCCAACACGAGGTACCCTAACCGGAAATGCTGTCGAAAATGCCATTCAGTCGAATACCGACCAGCTTGCCGAACTCTTCCTTTTCACAGCCGACCATGCCGAACACCTGGCAAAACTTGTAAAGCCTGCCCTTGAAAAAGGAAAAACAGTAATTTCAGACCGTTATTCCGACAGCCGCTATGCATATCAGGGAATAACCCTTAAAAACCGCCTCGAAAACCCGCTTGAATGGGTAAAGTACCTGCACAGAGGTTGGACCGTTGTTCCAGACCTTACTTTTCTCTTTGATATCGAACCTGAGATCGCAGTTAAACGCTGCGGGAAACGGGGAGAACAAACTAAATTTGAAAAGATAGAATTCTTGCGGGGAGTACGGGAGCTTTTCCTCGGGCTTGCCGCAGAAGAGCCGGAACGTTTTGTAATAGTCGATGCTTCCGGTTCTCCGGAAGACGTGGAAAAAAAAGTTGTCCAAAAAATTCTCGACTTTGTCCAGAGGGATTGA
- a CDS encoding HisA/HisF-related TIM barrel protein, protein MFRVVFVMDIFNRNVVLAKGGVRENYRHVSDSSTVCRTSIPLEIVEALRPREVYIADLNTLQGKGPLDINAKVIREVSLKADTMLDFGVSCLGDVDRALSIAGTAVIGTETGKLSVIRDAVYRYPGRISVSIDVKYGKLLKQDPEIPEDPFEIVKLLNDLPLKDLIFLDLDRVGTASGFDPGFLHKLTESSVHDVLLAGGVRGLEDLFALEGIGIKGALVATAIHSGVVPLEVMNLGLEQIKKDD, encoded by the coding sequence ATGTTCCGAGTAGTCTTTGTAATGGATATATTTAACCGTAACGTGGTTCTTGCAAAAGGCGGGGTAAGGGAGAATTATCGCCATGTTTCCGATTCGAGTACTGTATGCAGAACCTCGATTCCACTGGAAATCGTGGAGGCTTTACGTCCGAGAGAGGTTTACATTGCCGACCTTAATACCCTGCAGGGCAAAGGCCCTCTCGATATTAATGCGAAAGTTATCCGGGAGGTAAGTTTAAAAGCGGATACAATGCTTGACTTTGGGGTTTCCTGTCTGGGGGATGTGGACAGAGCCCTTTCCATTGCAGGAACTGCTGTTATAGGAACCGAGACTGGCAAGCTTTCAGTAATCAGGGATGCAGTTTACAGATACCCTGGGCGTATCAGTGTAAGTATCGATGTCAAGTATGGAAAGCTTCTTAAACAGGACCCTGAGATCCCGGAAGATCCCTTTGAAATTGTAAAGCTTCTTAACGACCTTCCCTTAAAAGACCTGATATTCCTTGACCTTGACAGGGTTGGCACAGCTTCGGGTTTTGACCCGGGATTTCTCCACAAACTGACTGAGAGCTCCGTACACGACGTACTACTTGCAGGTGGGGTCCGGGGCCTGGAGGACCTTTTTGCTCTTGAAGGGATAGGTATAAAGGGCGCTCTGGTAGCAACTGCAATCCACTCAGGTGTGGTTCCTCTGGAAGTGATGAACCTTGGGCTTGAACAAATAAAAAAGGACGATTAA
- a CDS encoding (5-formylfuran-3-yl)methyl phosphate synthase, producing MKLLVSPINTEEAIIASLGGADIVDVKNPKEGSLGANFPWVIRDVKEVVNGRQPISATIGDFNYKPGTASLAALGAAVAGADYIKVGLYDIQTEAQALEMLTKITKAVKGYDPSKKVVASGYSDYKRINSISPLLLPPVAAEAGVDVVMVDTGIKDGKSTFEFMDEQELKEFTNLAHEHGLENAIAGSLKFEDLAILERIGPDIIGVRGMVCGGDRRTAIRQELVEKLVAECQI from the coding sequence ATGAAACTGCTTGTAAGTCCAATCAATACAGAGGAGGCGATTATCGCTTCTTTAGGCGGCGCGGACATTGTGGATGTCAAAAACCCAAAAGAAGGTTCCCTTGGAGCTAATTTCCCCTGGGTAATCAGGGACGTTAAAGAGGTTGTAAACGGCAGGCAACCTATAAGCGCAACAATCGGGGACTTCAATTACAAACCCGGGACTGCCTCTCTTGCAGCTCTTGGGGCAGCGGTCGCAGGGGCAGATTACATAAAAGTAGGGCTTTACGATATCCAGACCGAAGCACAGGCCCTTGAAATGCTCACAAAGATCACAAAAGCCGTAAAAGGCTATGATCCCTCAAAAAAAGTCGTTGCCTCAGGTTATTCGGACTACAAACGCATCAATTCGATTTCTCCTCTCTTACTCCCCCCAGTTGCCGCAGAGGCAGGAGTAGATGTGGTCATGGTAGACACAGGCATCAAAGACGGAAAATCTACCTTCGAATTTATGGATGAACAGGAACTGAAGGAATTTACCAACCTTGCTCATGAGCACGGGCTTGAAAATGCAATTGCCGGTTCCCTGAAATTCGAAGACCTTGCGATACTCGAAAGGATAGGCCCCGACATAATTGGCGTCAGGGGGATGGTCTGCGGCGGAGACCGGAGAACTGCGATCAGGCAGGAACTTGTAGAAAAGCTCGTGGCCGAATGCCAGATCTGA
- a CDS encoding metal-dependent hydrolase codes for MFIFGHIGITLGIFYSLNRLLPKKNIPVDFKWIAFGALLPDFIDKPLGRIILAETIGSGRIFAHTLLFATLLGLLAAYAFYQKGWNVPLIVAGASFCHILEDQIWNSPEILFWPLLGWGFPKDTLSGGFIEYFTRILNNSYNPESTGVFIPEMIGLSIILLFTASHIRSNIEAKKISPQAMKKKVKEQD; via the coding sequence ATGTTTATCTTCGGGCATATAGGCATTACCCTGGGGATTTTCTATTCCCTGAACCGGTTATTGCCAAAAAAGAATATTCCGGTAGACTTTAAGTGGATCGCTTTTGGGGCGCTCCTGCCGGACTTTATCGACAAACCCCTTGGCAGGATAATCCTTGCTGAAACTATAGGCAGCGGGCGGATCTTCGCCCACACCCTCCTCTTCGCAACCCTGCTGGGACTGCTTGCAGCATATGCCTTCTACCAAAAAGGCTGGAACGTACCTCTCATTGTTGCAGGCGCTTCATTCTGCCACATTCTCGAAGACCAGATATGGAACTCCCCTGAAATCCTTTTCTGGCCACTCCTCGGCTGGGGATTTCCGAAAGATACGCTATCAGGAGGATTTATAGAATATTTCACGAGAATCTTGAATAATTCATACAATCCGGAATCTACAGGCGTATTTATCCCGGAAATGATAGGTTTGAGTATTATTCTCCTCTTTACGGCAAGTCACATCAGGTCAAATATAGAAGCAAAAAAAATCAGCCCTCAAGCAATGAAGAAAAAAGTAAAAGAACAGGACTAA